One genomic window of Cannabis sativa cultivar Pink pepper isolate KNU-18-1 chromosome 2, ASM2916894v1, whole genome shotgun sequence includes the following:
- the LOC115719213 gene encoding uncharacterized protein LOC115719213 gives MGSEEDKSSNSKKIIIPPRNNASLPSQSTHHSALKSLTRRVVTVNVGEDIVAKIKELASTCESLTILGANGVLSSADIIYCNGMFKFTGQGWFQIASLTCSTKAGEEVTVNVSLSDYESKSKFSRVFISGVARVLITAKTPTQLIIATSDDENVRYSSTTVSSVATPSQAHAQAPAWTRAPVQASALAPASAHALPWAPALVQAPALAPASIWAHELALARAPAPAPASIWAHELALARAPAPAPAPASIWAHELALARAPAPAPASIWAHELALAPAPAPAPASIWAHELALAQAPAPAPALAPASACALAWAPALAPASAPALAWAPALAPASARALAWAPALAQAPAPALAGVPAALVQAPALASIWAHELALARALAPNQAPALVQVPNYHQVQAPPLHLLHQHQYHYQRPIHLPQQHQYHYQRPEQLLRQLQYQYHQRPHQHLRNDQRPPPAAAAAQGLSEQKMLEYDRIVYPFLRDLFQEPEPEPEEQRERVEPAPATPPLPKDEHNLSSEHDQSSNGSNNIDSD, from the exons ATGGGTAGTGAAGAAGACAAGAGTAGTAAtagtaagaaaataattattccACCAAGAAATAATGCATCCTTGCCCAGCCAATCTACTCATCATTCTg CTTTGAAATCTTTGACTCGTCGTGTGGTAACTGTAAATGTGGGTGAG GATATTGTGGCAAAAATCAAAGAATTGGCTTCTACTTGTGAATCGTTGACCATTCTTGGTGCTAATGGCGTACTGTCATCTGCAGACATTATTTATTGTAATGGAATGTTTAAATTCACGGGCCAG GGTTGGTTTCAAATTGCATCTCTGACATGTTCAACCAAAGCTGGTGAAGAAGTAACTGTGAATGTTTCATTGTCTGATTAtgaatctaaatcaaagttttCTCGAGTTTTTATTAGTGGTGTTGCACGAGTGTTAATTACTGCTAAAACTCCTACTCAACTG ATCATTGCTACTAGTGATGATGAGAATGTTAGGTACTCATCAACAACGGTGTCATCTGTCGCAACACCCTCACAGGCACATGCACAAGCACCCGCATGGACACGCGCACCAGTGCAAGCATCTGCTTTAGCACCAGCGTCAGCGCATGCATTACCATGGGCACCTGCACTGGTACAAGCACCTGCTTTAGCACCTGCATCAATATGGGCACATGAATTGGCTCTAGCACGAGCACCAGCACCAGCACCTGCATCAATATGGGCACATGAATTGGCTCTAGCACGAGCACCAGCACCAGCACCAGCACCTGCATCAATATGGGCACATGAATTGGCTCTAGCACGAGCACCAGCACCAGCACCTGCATCAATATGGGCACATGAATTGGCTCTAGCACCAGCACCAGCACCAGCACCTGCATCAATATGGGCACATGAATTGGCTCTAGCACAAGCACCAGCACCAGCACCTGCATTAGCACCAGCGTCAGCGTGTGCATTAGCATGGGCACCTGCATTAGCACCAGCGTCAGCGCCTGCATTAGCATGGGCACCTGCATTAGCACCAGCGTCAGCGCGTGCATTAGCATGGGCACCTGCATTAGCACAAGCACCAGCACCTGCATTAGCAGGAGTGCCAGCAGCACTAGTACAAGCGCCAGCACTTGCATCAATATGGGCACATGAACTGGCACTAGCACGAGCACTAGCACCAAACCAAGCTCCTGCATTAGTACAAGTACCAAACTACCATCAAGTTCAGGCACCACCATTACACTTACTTCATCAACACCAATATCATTATCAAAGACCAATACACTTACCTCAACAGCACCAATATCATTATCAAAGACCTGAACAGTTACTACGACAACTACAATATCAATATCATCAAAGACCACACCAGCACTTGAGAAATGATCAAAGACCACcaccagcagcagcagcagcacaaGGATTATCCGAGCAAAAAATGCTTGAATATGACAGAATTGTATATCCATTCTTACGTGATCTATTTCAAGAACCAGAACCAGAACCAGAAGAGCAACGTGAAAGAGTAGAACCAGCACCAGCAACACCACCCTTACCAAAAGATGAGCATAATCTCAGCAGTGAACACGATC
- the LOC115718895 gene encoding uncharacterized protein LOC115718895 — MDSSMMGLRKEQEQENEATSNKSLPNKREGPITNFTTHEINVDVGQDVVSKVIEWVNTSGSLDILSIDGTVSFASFYSPRKNMVSSHYDHCFFKIQRLVCCKNTLNSEKEVILRARICGPTINHVYRGVVRELLASTPVKIRVASYNSARATLSDMAKKTTPTPPPNQNIN, encoded by the exons ATGGATTCTTCTATGATGGGCTTGCGGAAAGAACAAGAACAAGAAAATGAAGCAACATCCAATAAATCTTTGCCAAACAAAA GAGAAGGACCTATTACTAATTTCACAACTCATGAGATAAATGTAGATGTGGGTCAG gaTGTTGTGAGTAAAGTAATCGAATGGGTTAATACAAGTGGATCATTGGACATTCTTTCTATTGATGGCACAGTTTCATTTGCATCATTTTACAGTCCAAGGAAGAACATGGTTTCAAGTCATTATGACcat TGTTTTTTTAAGATTCAAAGATTAGTGTGTTGTAAAAACACATTGAATAGTGAGAAAGAAGTAATTTTGAGAGCTCGAATTTGTGGACCAACCATAAACCATGTTTATCGTGGTGTTGTAAGGGAATTACTAGCTTCTACTCCTGTTAAG ATAAGGGTAGCGAGTTACAACTCAGCAAGAGCAACATTGTCCGATATGGCCAAGAAGACTACCCCAACACCACCACCAAAtcaaaacattaattaa
- the LOC115718467 gene encoding pentatricopeptide repeat-containing protein At2g37310, whose product MRIIQALHGANGLDCGFYGRLIQVCTNRRLVRQARQLHARLVLFSVVPDNFLASKLIALYSKSQSLNEARNVFDRIPHRNTFSWNAMLIAYSFHNMHNDMLNLFTSLVSSCSTDVKPDNFSVTCVLKALASLPFDVRLAKEVHCFVLRHGFDSDMFVVNALITCYSRYDELGLARVLFDRMSLRDIVSWNSMIAGYSQGGFYDECKELFKEMLGSVELKPNAVTLVSVLQACGQSKDLIFGMEVHRYANETQMDVDISLGNALLGFYAKCGSLDYARDLFEGMSLKDEVSYGSMISGYMIHGFVDDALDLFQSKMENLGLSTWNAVISGLVQNNQHERALDIFQAMQGNGLRPNTVTLSSILPTVSYLSYLKGGKEIHAYAVRNGLDQNIYVATAIIDTYAKSGFLQGAQRVFNRSKSKSLVIWTSIISAYAAHGDADTSLRLFNEMVNNGIHPDEVTFTAVLTSCAHSGVVDEAWKIFGSMLPKYDIQPSVEHYACMVSVLSRAGKLSEAVEFISKMPVEPSAKVWGALLNGASVSGDVELGKFVFGRLFEIEPENTANYIMMANLYAQAGRPDESDNIRKRMTEIGLKKVAGSSWIETNGGL is encoded by the coding sequence ATGAGAATCATACAAGCTCTGCACGGAGCCAATGGGCTCGACTGTGGCTTCTATGGCCGCCTCATTCAGGTCTGCACCAATCGTCGTTTGGTCCGCCAAGCCAGACAGCTTCATGCCCGCCTTGTCCTTTTCTCTGTTGTCCCTGATAACTTCCTAGCATCAAAGCTCATTGCTTTGTACTCAAAATCTCAAAGTTTAAATGAAGCCCGCAATGTGTTTGATCGAATTCCTCACAGAAACACTTTCTCTTGGAATGCTATGCTCATTGCTTATTCATTTCATAATATGCATAATGACATGTTAAATCTGTTTACTTCACTAGTGTCATCTTGTTCAACTGATGTGAAACCTGATAATTTTTCAGTTACGTGTGTTTTGAAGGCGCTGGCATCTTTACCTTTTGATGTGAGATTGGCTAAGGAAGTCCATTGTTTTGTTTTACGACATGGGTTTGATTCAGATATGTTTGTTGTGAATGCTTTGATTACATGCTACTCTAGATATGATGAGCTCGGTTTAGCACGAGTCTTGTTCGACAGAATGTCTTTGAGGGATATAGTGTCGTGGAATTCGATGATTGCAGGATATTCTCAGGGTGGATTTTATGATGAGTGTAAGGAACTGTTTAAGGAGATGTTAGGTTCGGTTGAGTTGAAGCCTAATGCAGTGACATTGGTTAGTGTCTTGCAGGCATGTGGGCAGTCCAAAGATCTTATTTTTGGAATGGAGGTTCACCGCTATGCGAATGAGACTCAAATGGACGTGGATATTTCGCTTGGTAATGCACTTCTTGGGTTTTATGCCAAATGTGGTAGCTTGGATTATGCTCGAGATTTATTTGAAGGGATGAGCCTAAAAGATGAAGTATCTTATGGCTCAATGATTTCAGGGTATATGATTCACGGGTTTGTTGACGATGCATTGGATCTTTTCCAAAGCAAAATGGAAAATCTGGGATTAAGCACATGGAATGCAGTGATATCAGGTTTGGTTCAGAATAATCAGCATGAAAGAGCCTTAGATATATTCCAAGCAATGCAGGGAAATGGATTAAGACCAAACACTGTAACACTTTCAAGTATTCTCCCAACAGTTTCATATTTATCATATCTGAAAGGAGGTAAGGAAATACATGCCTATGCTGTTAGAAATGGTCTTGATCAGAATATTTATGTTGCAACTGCTATTATTGATACTTATGCAAAGTCAGGGTTTCTTCAAGGGGCTCAACGGGTTTTTAATAGATCGAAAAGTAAGAGTTTGGTCATTTGGACATCGATAATCTCAGCATATGCTGCACATGGAGACGCCGATACATCTCTTCGTCTTTTTAATGAGATGGTGAATAATGGAATTCATCCAGATGAAGTAACATTTACAGCGGTATTAACATCCTGTGCTCATTCTGGAGTAGTAGATGAAGCTTGGAAGATATTTGGATCCATGTTGCCAAAATATGACATCCAACCCTCAGTAGAGCATTATGCTTGCATGGTAAGCGTTCTTAGCCGAGCAGGGAAGCTTTCCGAAGCAGTAGAGTTTATTTCGAAAATGCCAGTTGAGCCAAGTGCAAAAGTCTGGGGTGCATTGCTCAATGGTGCCTCAGTATCCGGAGATGTTGAATTAGGGAAGTTTGTGTTTGGTCGTTTGTTTGAAATTGAGCCTGAAAATACTGCAAACTATATTATGATGGCAAATTTATATGCACAAGCCGGGAGACCTGATGAATCTGATAATATCAGGAAAAGAATGACTGAAATTGGGTTAAAGAAGGTTGCTGGCAGTAGCTGGATCGAAACAAATGGTGGATTGTAA
- the LOC115718851 gene encoding uncharacterized protein LOC115718851 translates to MDSSDDREVSIINNNNNQENNHTNQEDDQNNLVMIMNNNTSTTDLDQSSDPDQNRIIIANNNNNNIIRRRGRPRKYNIIDDNNHNNINDDNDDQKIIMSTKRSRGRPKGSTNKIKSSSSSSMILPTFYGGNAIKNLARDVINIKPHEEITLKISEMARRCGGQRSMIVVEVKGSALFKPIAQGYQHQPQGPYQINSMTISNSDNENEDRKVSVKMVDPNTEFVKFEGRVRTLLAITKVKIVIDSFEEDSREQVESSSSSSGMAMTTVDNNINGVYGSNTNNNYSSSMLITHHHQQQQQHHHHQQQHHHHHPRPYYNPLLQGQPIPTPNNHHGRNVNGFSLQ, encoded by the exons ATGGATTCTTCGGATGATCGTGAGGTTtcaatcatcaacaacaacaacaatcaagAAAATAATCATACTAATCAAGAAGATGATCAAAATAATTTGGTGATGATCATGAATAATAATACTTCTACTACTGATCTTGATCAATCTTCAGACCCTGATCAGAACAGAATTATTAttgctaataataataataataatattattaggaGAAGAGGTCGACCAAGAAAATACAATATTATTGatgataataatcataataatattaatgatgataatgatgatcagaAAATAATAATGTCAACCAAGAGGAGTAGAGGAAGACCCAAAGGCTcaacaaataaaatcaaatcttcatcttcatcttctatGATTTTGCCTACTTTTTatg GTGGCAATGCTATAAAAAATTTGGCTCGTGATGTTATTAATATAAAACCCCATGAG GAGATTACACTTAAGATTAGTGAAATGGCTAGAAGATGTGGTGGTCAACGGTCAATGATCGTTGTTGAAGTTAAAGGGTCAGCACTTTTTAAACCCATTGCTCAAGGATATCAACATCAACCACAg GGTCCTTATCAAATTAATTCTATGACTATATCCAATTCTGATAATGAGAATGAAGACAGAAAAGTTAGTGTTAAAATGGTGGACCCCAACACTGAATTTGTCAAATTTGAGGGACGTGTAAGAACACTATTAGCAATTACCAAAGTCAAG ATAGTCATAGATAGTTTTGAAGAAGATTCAAGGGAGCAAGtggaatcatcatcatcatcatcaggcATGGCTATGACTACTGtggataataatattaatggaGTTTATGGTAGTAATACTAATAATAACTACTCATCATCAATGTTAATTactcatcatcatcaacaacaacaacaacatcatcatcatcaacaacaacatcatcatcatcatccacGGCCATATTATAATCCATTACTACAAGGACAACCAATCCCAACACCAAATAATCATCATGGAAGAAATGTTAATGGTTTTTCACTACAAtag
- the LOC115719164 gene encoding uncharacterized protein LOC115719164 isoform X1 has protein sequence MKKVSLHLGTCLEMADRSEFVEEKVEKEEKLHVKVKTKDIDIESDEKSEMEVELKSKSVEKVKPKYKKEKEDKHGNNDEEKPKKKEKEEKEKGKEKKKKKDDDETGEDLKEKKEEKEKKKDKKKDDVNAEDDEEEEKTKKDKGKKKEKKEKKKDDTNAEDDEDKGKKKEKKEKKKDDTNVEDDEDKGKKKEKKEKNKDDTNADEEEEEKKKKKDKKGKKEDENSVENKDDEKEDKKKVKNEDTKKKDKDGEGEGKESTGEKEKKKKKDKKEDEEHEEGKEKGDKKSKDKKEKKKSDGVKEGKNDEHDRKEGKTEKKKDEEKKKKKEENEQDVVVTSRDVDIEESLKELEIGGDEDKKDKTHKVDKEKEDKKEGKKKKEKKGKEDDEEGGKKKKEKSGKEDDEEGGKKKKEKKGKEDDEDGKNKKEKKGKEEKKDVGKLNSKLEKINAKIDVLLEQKAEILTQMKEAEPAKPDLVEKS, from the exons ATGAAGAAGGTAAG CTTGCATCTCGGAACTTGTCTAGAAATGGCGGATAGATCTGAATTCGTCGAAGAGAAAGTAGAAAAAGAGGAAAAATTACATGTCAAAGTCAAGACCAAAGATATAGATATAGAATCAGATGAGAAGAGTGAAATGGAAGTTGAATTGAAATCTAAGTCGGTGGAGAAAGTAAAGCCGAAatataagaaagaaaaagaggatAAACATGGCAACAATGATGAGGAGAAgccaaagaagaaagaaaaagaggaaaaggagaaaggaaaagagaagaagaaaaagaaagatgacGATGAGACCGGTGAAGATCtgaaagagaaaaaagaagagaaggAAAAAAAGAAGGATAAGAAAAAGGATGATGTGAATGCTGAAGacgatgaagaagaagagaagacaaAGAAAGACAaagggaagaagaaagagaagaaggaaaagaaaaaagatgatACGAATGCTGAAGACGATGAAGACAaagggaagaagaaagagaagaaggaaaagaaaaaagatgatACGAATGTTGAAGACGATGAAGACAaagggaagaagaaagagaagaaggaaaAGAATAAAGATGATACCAAtgcagatgaagaagaagaagaaaagaaaaagaagaaagacaaGAAAGGAAAGAAAGAAGATGAAAACTCAGTAGAAAACAAAGATGATGAGAAAGAAGAcaagaagaaggtgaagaatGAAGACACAAAAAAGAAGGACAAGGATGGAGAGGGTGAGGGAAAAGAAAGTACTGGtgagaaagaaaagaagaagaagaaggataaGAAAGAAGACGAGGAGCATGAGGAAGGCAAAGAGAAAGGCGATAAGAAGAGTAAagataaaaaggaaaagaagaaaagtGATGGAGTGAAAGAGGGGAAGAATGATGAGCATGATCGAAAAGAAGGGAAGACGGAAAAGAAGAAAGacgaggagaagaagaaaaagaaagaagaaaatgaaCAAGATGTTGTAGTTACCTCTAGGGATGTTGATATAGAAGAAAGTTTGAAAGAGTTGGAGATTGGAGGAGATGAAGATAAGAAGGACAAAACACACAAAGTCGATAAGGAAAAGGAAGATAAGAAAgaaggaaagaagaagaaagaaaagaaaggaaAGGAAGACGATGAAGAAGGAggtaagaagaagaaggaaaagagCGGAAAGGAAGATGATGAAGAAGGAggtaagaagaagaaggaaaagaaAGGAAAGGAAGACGACGAAGATGGAAAGAATAAGAAGGAAAAGAAAGGAAAGGAAGAGAAGAAGGATGTTGGCAAGCTAAACAGTAAGTTAGAGAAGATCAATGCGAAAATAGATGTTCTTCTTGAACAGAAGGCGGAAATACtgacacagatgaaagaagctGAACCTGCAAAGCCTGATCTTGTTGAGAAATCCTAA
- the LOC115719164 gene encoding uncharacterized protein LOC115719164 isoform X2: protein MADRSEFVEEKVEKEEKLHVKVKTKDIDIESDEKSEMEVELKSKSVEKVKPKYKKEKEDKHGNNDEEKPKKKEKEEKEKGKEKKKKKDDDETGEDLKEKKEEKEKKKDKKKDDVNAEDDEEEEKTKKDKGKKKEKKEKKKDDTNAEDDEDKGKKKEKKEKKKDDTNVEDDEDKGKKKEKKEKNKDDTNADEEEEEKKKKKDKKGKKEDENSVENKDDEKEDKKKVKNEDTKKKDKDGEGEGKESTGEKEKKKKKDKKEDEEHEEGKEKGDKKSKDKKEKKKSDGVKEGKNDEHDRKEGKTEKKKDEEKKKKKEENEQDVVVTSRDVDIEESLKELEIGGDEDKKDKTHKVDKEKEDKKEGKKKKEKKGKEDDEEGGKKKKEKSGKEDDEEGGKKKKEKKGKEDDEDGKNKKEKKGKEEKKDVGKLNSKLEKINAKIDVLLEQKAEILTQMKEAEPAKPDLVEKS from the coding sequence ATGGCGGATAGATCTGAATTCGTCGAAGAGAAAGTAGAAAAAGAGGAAAAATTACATGTCAAAGTCAAGACCAAAGATATAGATATAGAATCAGATGAGAAGAGTGAAATGGAAGTTGAATTGAAATCTAAGTCGGTGGAGAAAGTAAAGCCGAAatataagaaagaaaaagaggatAAACATGGCAACAATGATGAGGAGAAgccaaagaagaaagaaaaagaggaaaaggagaaaggaaaagagaagaagaaaaagaaagatgacGATGAGACCGGTGAAGATCtgaaagagaaaaaagaagagaaggAAAAAAAGAAGGATAAGAAAAAGGATGATGTGAATGCTGAAGacgatgaagaagaagagaagacaaAGAAAGACAaagggaagaagaaagagaagaaggaaaagaaaaaagatgatACGAATGCTGAAGACGATGAAGACAaagggaagaagaaagagaagaaggaaaagaaaaaagatgatACGAATGTTGAAGACGATGAAGACAaagggaagaagaaagagaagaaggaaaAGAATAAAGATGATACCAAtgcagatgaagaagaagaagaaaagaaaaagaagaaagacaaGAAAGGAAAGAAAGAAGATGAAAACTCAGTAGAAAACAAAGATGATGAGAAAGAAGAcaagaagaaggtgaagaatGAAGACACAAAAAAGAAGGACAAGGATGGAGAGGGTGAGGGAAAAGAAAGTACTGGtgagaaagaaaagaagaagaagaaggataaGAAAGAAGACGAGGAGCATGAGGAAGGCAAAGAGAAAGGCGATAAGAAGAGTAAagataaaaaggaaaagaagaaaagtGATGGAGTGAAAGAGGGGAAGAATGATGAGCATGATCGAAAAGAAGGGAAGACGGAAAAGAAGAAAGacgaggagaagaagaaaaagaaagaagaaaatgaaCAAGATGTTGTAGTTACCTCTAGGGATGTTGATATAGAAGAAAGTTTGAAAGAGTTGGAGATTGGAGGAGATGAAGATAAGAAGGACAAAACACACAAAGTCGATAAGGAAAAGGAAGATAAGAAAgaaggaaagaagaagaaagaaaagaaaggaaAGGAAGACGATGAAGAAGGAggtaagaagaagaaggaaaagagCGGAAAGGAAGATGATGAAGAAGGAggtaagaagaagaaggaaaagaaAGGAAAGGAAGACGACGAAGATGGAAAGAATAAGAAGGAAAAGAAAGGAAAGGAAGAGAAGAAGGATGTTGGCAAGCTAAACAGTAAGTTAGAGAAGATCAATGCGAAAATAGATGTTCTTCTTGAACAGAAGGCGGAAATACtgacacagatgaaagaagctGAACCTGCAAAGCCTGATCTTGTTGAGAAATCCTAA